The Flavobacterium johnsoniae genomic sequence TTTGGTGCGTAAAGCGACACAAAATCCGCATACTCACCATCTTTTCTCTGAAAATCAAAAGTCCCATTCTCGACATTGTCATAGGCTCTAAAAGCCTGTATTTCTACTTTTTTAATTTTCATTGTTCATCTCTTTTTCTAGTTTGGCTAATACATCTGATAAATCTTGTTCCTTAAGATTTTTTCCCACTCCACTTACTAAATCTCCAAGTGCTTTTTCAATTAACAAATCCTTTGAAAATATATCTGAATACTCATTATCGAGACTAAAATCTATACTGTCATTAACAATATATTCTGAGATAATTTTATTGATCAATGCCTGGTCAATTTCTGAATTAATTTCTTCGCAGATAATTTTTCTGCTGCTAAATTTATTGTTCTCTATCTCATATTTGAGCTCCCTTGATATCTTCTCGCCACTTAGATAAAATACGTAAAAATTCCATTTTGAATACTCATCTTTAATATTTGAAAGATACTGAGCCGTAACAAAATTGTTAAAATCCTTCCACTCTATTTTCAAATTATCTTCTGTATCGAATTGTACAAATGCCACTATTACACTGCCTCCAAAAATGATTTCTCCTAACTCAAAAAAAACTATATCTTTAAAGCTTGCTCTCAATTCATCATCAAGCGCATTTTTACTAAATTTCTTAAATAATACCTCTTGTTTCATCAATTATAGTTTGTTTTACATTACTTACGTTAATATTTCTGAAAGAATTAAAATTTTCAATTATATGTTTTTGAAACTTATAAATATGTATTATTTTTAAATCTTCCGCAACTTTAGTTACAGAACTGCTAATCAACATTTGTTCAGCTGGAACACTGCAAATATCCTGAACATAATCAGTATCGAGTTCCACCGTAGTAGGTTTAGTATCTTTCGTGCTGCTGACAACAATGTAGCCTCCTGAATCAACAGAAGACAGATCTGACTTCATGATTAAATCAAGTTTTTTAACCCAATTATTGCAATCAATGAAAATTAGATTATGCTTTTTTCTTATAGCCCTAAGATCTTCAAAGGTCAAGTCTCTATCAAAAATTGACAACTGGTTTATTGAGATTAATTCTAAAAATGCGATCCAAAGTTGCTTATGTGAAACATACGATTTATCTGTTCCATTAGCAATAATTGAATCTTTATAAAAATCTAAGACATCCTGCACCCGAAATACTTCACATAAATTTTTTGCGATTATTTTTAACTGATTTTTCAACAATTCCTCCTTTTGAGGTGTCAATAATATTCCTGTTAATGGAAATACCTCTTCATGAATAATCTCTAAAGAAGCAAAATATGGAGGAAACAAGGCTGATAGCTTTTCGTTGTTTTCTGCAATAATTTCATCAAAAAAAGACAGTGGAGCAAAAACAATCCTTGATAGAGATTCAACATTATCACGGGCAACCATTCTTATCTGTATTCCAGCTAGTAAAAAACATGTCTCTTCTTTCTTTATAATTCCTCCGCCTGACTGACCTATAACTTCAGAATGAGTAACATTTTTTTCAACTTCCCCTTCAATGTAATTAAACTCTGTAGAATTGTTGATAACTAAATTGTTGCTTCTAAAGGAGAATCCCTCATGTGCTCTAGATTCTGGATGCCCGCACAAACTATATCCTTCTTTTTCATTTAGATACTGATCTGAGCGTAAAAGCAACTCCAATCCTTCTACCTTTCTGACCTTAATTATTGCGACGTCTTTACTAGGATCTGAATTAAAATATGGTCTCTCCAAAACCTCTATTCTTTGGTTCTCAACCTCACCATGAGTAGAAAGAACTTGCCTGACTATTATTAAATCATCAACTCCTTCCACTACATGCTTTGCTGTAAGAACATAACTATAATCGCTATCTAAAGGTTGGAATAGGCAGCCGCTGCCATCTGCAACTTTTACTGTAAAGCGTTCTAAAGTACATTCCATTTTTTTATCTTTTAAATTTTTTCGGACTCCAGATACTTAACTTGTGGAAAGTCCTTTCTATCTTTTTCTAGTATTATCTTGTTTATTAGTTCTGGATAATTAAAATAAAACTCTGCTTTTGGATTGACACTAATTATTCTTGCTATTGTTATCTTATCTGGATGCCCGTGCATATCACCATTCGTGCTGATTAAATACTTATCTGTATCGATGAGTTTAAATAATTCGACAGGATTATTTTTTTTACTTCCGTGATGAGAGAGTTTTAAATATTCAGCCTTAAGTCTGGTTTTATCTTGATTAAAAACCTTTAACTCATTAATAATCAATGATGGATGAGCATCACCTAAAAAAATATAGTTTAACTTATCTTTTGTTAATATAAATGCAATTGAGCTTCCATTGTAAGGATCCGTGTCTTCCGAAAAATTATCAGTGGCAATCAGTTCAGTTATTGTCTTTGAGTAATCATTAATTCTTGCTGTATTAACGGATTCTGGAGCCTTTTGCTGCCAATTATCAAGCAGTTTTTCAAGTTTATCGTTATTTGGCGATAAAATGTGAAAGTTCAAATCATCAAAGATAAATACTTTTCCAGCACTAATAATCTGCTGGTTCCAAATACCATTTCCGCTAATATATTTTTCAAAATTTACCGCTTGGGGAACGCTTGTGTTAGTTCCTTCGGTAAATCTAAATTCTATATTGCTAACGATAGCTTTTTCGTCATTTAAATACTTTTTTATCGTAGAGCCAGAATTGAACCAAATTTCTCCTATTGATTTGCATGCATCAGAATCATTACCAAACCATTTTAAAAAACCGTCTATATGGTCGTCATCAATATGTGATAATATCAGCAGATCAATTTTTTGAGGTTTAATTGCATCTATTGTCTTCTTTAAATCCCCATCTGCTATTTTTCCTTTGCTATCTTTAAAAGTATATGTTGTCGAAGTTCCTCCGTCAATTATAATGTTTTTAGACACACCATTACTGTCAACATAAGTTAAGTGAATACAATCGCCGTTGTAGGCTTTAAGTAATTTTATTATCATAGTATAAAATTTTAAAAATACCTTCGTTTTTTAGAATTATTTTATGGTTGTCCTTAATTGATTAGAAATCTACTTACGAAATAGCTGAATTAAACGAAATTTAAACTCATAGCAATTTCTCATTTTTCCAAAAATTTTACTTTATTTTAATTCAACAAAATTTCATAAAAAGTAATTCGTAATCTAGATATTTTTTTTGTAAAGTTATATATTTAAAACAGCAGCTGTTAAGTATAAATACCTGTTTTTAAGACAAGTTCAAACTTAGATTATTTTAAGCGACTTCGGGAGCAAACAAAATAATTAATTATATCTGCTACATGCACACAACGGCCCTGCTCTGCTTCTCAGCCCGTTGAGAAGTATAGTACTCTCTCATCTTAATTCCTGCCACTGATTCTCTTCTTTCCTTTTTCTCGGTTTTTTATGGAAGTGTTAGGATATAAGTCAACTGTTATGTACAGCAATTAAAATTGTCGCTTGGTGCATTATTAATTAGCACAACAATTGATATCAGTTAACGCCACACCATTGGATATTGGCAGGAGGTTTGGCTCCAAAATCGTCCAAGCACTAAAACTCCATGACATTGATGCCATTGATTATCTCAACTGCTGATTAGTATTATTCATTACTGACAATGGAGAACTTCTCTGAAAAGCAGCACTGCATAGCAATTAAAAAGCCCGCCGTTATTTTAACGGCAGGCTTCTGTGTTATCGCCACGCTCAGGCATCTCCTTTAGATCATAAATTACAGCACTGTTCTTAAAACATCGCCCCCCTAATAGATCCAGCTGTAATCAATTAAATGCCGAAGGTTATCCTGAACCGTACTATCATGGTTGCTTCTTAAAAACTTTCCGCTTGCGCCATTGACCACATGCACATCTTCTCCGCCCTGCCACATGGCTTCTTTGTATTTCCACATAAAGGTTTTAACAGTATTGTTTTTACTCTCCACCAGCGTAATAGTTTCCGCTTTTGATTTTTTAATTGCTTTATTGATGGTGTATCCTTTTCCATCTCTGTTTTTAATTCTTTCATGAACAGCATAATGGGTTATTCCCCCTTTATCATCTGTCCAGATTCCTGATATTCTGTATTCAGCCATAATTTTTCTAGTTATATTGGTTAATTTTTGAGTTTTAATTTTTCTTAATGGGATGTCCCTCCCCCTTTCCATTCGCCTGTTTCCAGCCAGATTTCATAAAAAAACAGCCATTCGGATGCCCACATCAGTATGGTGTCTGACAGTAATCTGCCTCTGTTCCACTGAATCCCGTCAGGATAGAACAGGCAGAGCTGCTGGGTTTTCTGGTTATAAACATGCTTGAGCACTCTTTCTCCGGCAGGCATCCTGAGTTTTTTAGGCTCAAGGATGTAAATATCGGGAGATTTACCCAGGAGATAGTCGATTTTCACCTTATAAGACCTGCTGAACGGAGTGGGCGTTAAATAGCCAACCCACTCCAGCCGTGTTCCCATATAAGTGCTGATTTTTGAATCCGGAAAACTTTCCTTAAGAAATCTGGCCTGCGTCGGTATGGAGATAAAGCGCGTCTTATTCTTTATTGCCATGGAAGGTATGGTTTGGAATCTTTTTATCCGCTGATTCGGTAATAATGCCAGAACCAGCCACAAAACCCAGTCTTCCCGACTCACGTGCCATTCTGGCGGATTCGCCGAATTCAGAAAGCGTTTTTGTTACCAGCTTATCCCCCATGGATCGGCGCATCGATTCATTTAGATTCTGTATCGTGTCGGCAGAAAGCAGCTTTGAGAAGAATCTCTTCGCCTCATCCAGCCAGAGATAGAAATTCAGTTCCCTTACCGGATGCTCCTCCCATTTGTCTGCAAAATTTTCACGATGGTCCACAGGATTTTCGATCCAGGTCACGGTTTTTCCTCCAATGTTTTTTCTCTTTATATAACCAGGCATACCCTCCAATATATTCATAAGAGCATCATAGAGGTTAGCCTCATTACCGTAAGCTCTTGCTGCCAGAGTGGTTATGATAATGCTGATCGGCTTGTCATCATAGCTGAGCGAACTGCTTTCTGAAAACATCTGGTTGCGGTGCCTTTTCATCAGCTGGATCGCACGCTGCAGCGGCGTTTTAATTTCGTAATCCGGCACATCGTCAATCTTGACATTGTTTTTTGCCGAGAACATACGCCTTCCCTCATTAAGCTGCACCAGCATCTGCGCCTTAAACCACTCCCTGTAGCCCAGAGGGTTGGATTTAGGCCAGCCTCTGCTGTAGAACTCATAGTCGGGATGCTCCTTATCTGTAATGCTGATAGCCGTGTTGGAATAATCCTTAATCTCCGGCAGGCCCGTGATCGAGGGAGTAGAGTCCGGAATAGCAGCCAGAACATCCAGATGGAATCTGGTGGACTCGGCATAATCAATACGCCAGCATCTTCTCCCGTCAGGCCTGCAGACCATATCTTTATACATGCCCGAAAGCAGTCTGTCCCCGATCAGGTTCTTTAATCTCTTCTGGGTAAAAATCTGATGGGTTCCCCTTTTCAGTTCGCAGACCAGATCAATGTCAAGCTCATCCACATCCGAATCAGGTTTTGTCACTGTTCCCAACCCGAAGGATCCCTGCGGGTACATGTGCAGGTCATACTGTGCAATGGTCTCATCCCCTTTTAAGTAATTTGCCACTGCCTCATATTTTGCCACAGCTTCCTTGTGCTGGGTCGGGGTAATATCTAAAACCTGTCCCATTTTCTCTAAAATGGAAGCTAGGTACTCTTTTCTGATCTCATTCATCTTCTTACGCTCTTTTGATTTCTATTGTTTTTAAAAATTTGTCCCTTCCATCGTATAACACCAGAGGCAGGTCCACTTTAGGCATCCACGATCTCCCGAATTCAACCGCCGCCGAAACAGGCATTGCCGGAAAAACATGAAGCTCGCCGTGATGTCCGTGCTCCTGCTTTATCCGGTTCAAGGCATGCCGTGCCGCTATTCTTAACTTAGGCAGAATATCGGCGCTTTTTAAGAAATCAAGTCTGGGATCATCGATGGTAAGCTTCCAGATCGAAACATCCTGCTCAGGAAAAACATCCAGAATTCTCTCATCACTGATATCGGCGCTGAATGAAATATTTAATACCGCAGTTCCGCTTTTGGACGATGGCTCCTTCAGGGTGAAATCGCCGAAATCTGACGTATCATTCCACTGCCAGCCCTGCGGTTCCCTGTGGTACTGATAGGTGTCCACTTTGTACTTATCGCCGAGCAAAACCCCAAGTTTTACCAGCAGCGGCATCGGAGCAAAAGGAAATACCGAAAAATGCTCAGCCGAAGAATTAAGGTACGGCTGGATTTTCTTCTCAAAATAAGTTTCCAACGACCTGCTCTCATACTCCCAGTACAGCCCTTCGCTGTCTTCCACCACCGTATTATCCGGTCCCAGATGTACAGTTTCCTTATGAGGAAAACAGTTTTTCTGCACAATCATCCGGCGCATGGCACCGGCATCCATCGGAGGATTGAATTTTCCGATTTTAGCATTGTACAGAATCAGACGTGTCCTGAAAGTGCCGTCAATACCGGTCAGATACTCGATTCTCTGCTCATGTTCCTGCTTCATTTCCAGAAGAAGCCCAGCAGGGTGCTCATCCTTCTCCTCCCTGTCGATTTTTCTGTGGCAGGCGTCGCACATCAGCATTAAATTGGAAAAATCAGTCTCCAGCTCCGGAGACTTCATCGCATCATATCTGGCCGAACCCGGGGCGTAACCGTAAATATGGGCTATATAGGATTTATTTAGATCCTTAAAGGTCAGGCTGTCTTCAAATAAAATCTCGTTGCAGCCGCGGTACTGGCACCTCCCTCCCGACTTAAGCCAGAGCTTCAGCTTGACTTTCGGGTCAATCGGAGGTCTTTTTACTTTCTTGGTTTTGGTTTGGTTCTCCTTCATTCTAATACTAATTTTTTAATTGTTCTCATACACATCTGTATTTTTAAAAGTTCAAATTCGACCGGCATTGAACAGCTCCGAAAAAGAAATTTGTCAAAAAGTTTGCAGGAGAAAAACAAATTACTATTTTTGCACCCGTATTAAGTGAATCTTCTTTTTAATAATTCACATAACAAGCCTCAGATTTGGGAAGTCTTTGTGGCAGTTTTCTTCATAACAGCATATGACATCCAACTGTCATGCCAATGCTGAAAATTCAAGTAATTTTTTACTATTATTTTATTAAAAAAGTGTTAACAAATTAGGAATCAGAATTTTAATTCTTTATATTAAGAAACTGACAATAATGACATTAATATTTTTTTAACATTAATTAAGTGTCATTCTGGCATAATTATTCTTTTTCAACTCTAATGTTAAAATTTAACGCTGCCTTTTAATGAAACCAGTGCAGATTGGCACTCCAAACGTTGCATTTCCACCCTCCGGCTTGAATGTCTTTCGTCGCTCATGATTTTGAAATTTAATGATACGCATAAAAAAAACCATCAGGATTCTGATAGGTTTTCTACATCAAAACTGCTGAAATATGCCAGGGCAGACAGTCGCAGATTTTCTTTTTCCCGAACTTTTAGACGGCTTCAGCGAAGAGGTGTTTCCTGGCGTGCTTTTGTTGTCATGCTGACGTCTGTTAGGCTTGCCCGTGGAATCTGCAATTCTTTTCGGTCCAGATTTAAGTGCCATGCTTTTAAAGTTTAATTGGTTGTACAACACAAAAACAAACAATTTTAATATAAGAAAATACACATAAGAAAACCCTGCTTACAGATCATTTTTTGATCTAAATACAAATGCCAGGTTATTCTCGTGTCTGAAAAGAACCGCAGAGATGGCTCAAAATTCATATCTTTACTTGTTTTCAAGCAGCATTAACGGCAGACTTATAAAATACTGAGCTAAATGAAAGACCAAAAGGAACTTGACTGGAGAAAATACGAATCGGTCACAAAATATATTTATGAAACTCTAGGACAGGAATATCAAATACACATTGAGGGATATGGAAAAGACTGCAAAATAACCGGAAAGTCCGGAGTGAAGCATCAGATTGACGTATTGACATCTGAAACAGATGACACCGGAACTTATTGGACAGCAATAGAATGCAAATACTGGGATAAAAAAGTTACCAAAGACACCGTAATGAAGCTCTTGGCCATCATTAATGATACTGAAATAAAACGAGGAATTATAGTATCAAAAAGCGGCTATACCCCCGATGCGCAGCAATTCGCCAAATACAATAACATCTTAATTGTCCAGCTTAGAGAAGCCGGTGCAAAGGAAAAAAAACGACAGGAGACAGTACACTTTTTTGATCTGGGGATCAACATAAAAATAAACATAAGACGCCCCGTAGTCACAAACATTGCCGCACTGGGACTTGATGGTAAAGTAATTGAGCTCAGCGAAAGCCAGCAGTATATTATCTTTATTAAAAAGGCACAAGGGACCAAAAGCAACCTATTTGATGAAATAATGGCATTCAAAGAATTCCTCAACAATCAGAAACCGTTTGAAACAGCAACTCGACTGCATGAGTACAAGACTGCAGATTTGCATCTTCAGGACGGCATCCACAAAATAAAAAGTATTGCCTTTACCGGTTTATTAACAGTTCAGGACCAAAATCAGAACAGGATTTTCTCGATTGTTGACAAGGTGTGGCTGATAATGGAAAAAATTTTCGAGAAGCAGACATTTATCATTTCTGAAACTGGAATGATTGCCCAAAATATACGATAAACAAAATCAGAAGTATTAAACTAAGAAATTTAATGAGATAGCTTTAACATTTAAACTTCAAACTAAAGTCTTTTCGGTTTTAGGTGCACATCTAACAGAATGAATACTTTTTTACCAGAGAAATTCATGGTATTTGTAGATATTTGACCAATATAAATTTTGTGACTGAATCATGGCAAATTGCATTCTGAAAAATAAACAATTCAGTAAATTCAAATCTTAAACTATTTTAGGTTCATATATATTAGACAAAGGCAAAAAATTACAAAAGCCACTAATTCAAGTTTTATGGCAAAATCGTGGCACTTGCAGTTTTAGGAAACGATAAGCATAGTAAAATTAAGGCCTAAGGAGCTTAGGTTCGAAACTGTATACAAATATTTACAAGGCAATGGCTAAGCTGGAAAAAATTAAAAAGCCTGCAGAAATTATATTTCTGCAGGCTTTTCGAATTAATAATCACCATTTATTTTAATTAAGAACCTACTTTGCTGGCGGCGGAGTCATGGTTTTAGAGGTATCGGTCCCAACAGTATCGGCTGGAACCGTACTGATGGTATCAGCCACAACAGCAGAGCTGTCTGCATAAGTATCATTGGTTTCAGCAGGAACTGTCTCATTTTTTTTACACGAAATGGAAAGCCCTGCAAGCACCAGCAGAATTGCAAACCCAGATTTAAAATTGATTTTCATAACAATATATTTTTTTAGTTTGAAATCCCAAGTTAAAAGAAAACCTGCTTATATTCTTACATAATTTCAGTGTTTTATTACAAAAGTTTATGGTAAAATCTAAAAATCAGCAAGTTTTTTTTTAAATAGACCGCCATTACACTATTACTGAAACCAGCAGCACGGCAATAAAGAATACTATTGAAATGACCATTGCATTTATTATAGCTCCTTTTCTCTTCTGTGATTGCTGTGCACGGTCGATAATGTGCTTTTTATTGCTTTTAAATAGTTTCATTCCGCTGTGATTTTATAATTTTAAAGAAAACGTAAAAATACTGCCCCATGATTTAAAAAGCTTACAGCTTTAAAATCAGGTTTTTCATAATTGGAACATCCTGCATTCCTGTTTTATAAAATAGCCAGCTGGTAAAGAAAGACCTATTTTTTTTGACAGAATGCTTACATAATTAAAAATCAATAAATTAAATCCTTCCGTATGTGCAGAAAAAGATCCTTGTTTCAATGAAAGGCCGCAAATTGAAAACAAAATATTTAATCGGCTCTAAACCTGCTGTTTCTGCAGAGCATCAGAACAAGTGTCACCACAATGCACGAGGCGCTTCCTTCAAATAAAAGGCAAAGGATATAGATGGGAACCGAAGGTTCCGCTCCGAACATAAAGGTCTGGGACAAGGATTCAACGTAATGGTCACCTCCCCGGGCATAACTGTACATCATAAGTGCAGCAAGACTAAGCACTACGCCTATAAACGAAGTAATCATGGCTGATACCGCATTAAAAAGAAAATTATTCTGTCCTTGGGAAAGGTTAATGTTTAAAATCCTGTTTACGCCGTAAAATATAAAAAACACATTCAATAAACGCAGATAAAATACATGGGAGAGATTCAAAAACTCCATGAGTAAAAAGAAAAACGCAACTCCTGCAAAAATGATCAGGCCGCCGCTTAATTCCTTAGGAACAGTGGATGAGTATGTTGTTTTCATAATAATTAAATTTTATTCGTATAAACTTCAAATTTAACACAGCTTTTCCCCGCTGCGTTATAAAATTAAAATACAGCTCTTACAAAATACACAGCACTAAATCACTGATAATCCAATAATTGCACTTGAAATAAATACAATACTAAAATAAAAAAAATGAAAGAATTGCAGTTTTCTGATTTTCTTTGATGCGCATAAAGTTTATAGCACACGTCCGCCGACAAAAAAAGCCCCTCAAAATTCAAGGAGCTTTCTGACAGCCGGCGGGTGCCTGAAATGGTATGCGGTAACTAACTAAATCATTGTACAGAACCTTCAGACGAACCCCGCCGGTCCCCTGTTTTTTTTCTGACTGATTAAATTGCTGTTTACCTTTACCAGTATATAGCAAATTTACCAAAACCTAAGGCAGATCACTTACAGTATATCCTTTTAGAATTACATCTTTTTAAGGCTTAAGCCCATTCTTTTGACAATTTGATTTAATCATTCTCCGGATCTGGCGGCGTACAAATGGTATTTATACGTCCTTTAAAAAAAAAAGCAGCACGCTTTGGCCTTAACGATATAAAACCAAATCATTCTGGCAAAAAAGTACAGGCAAATACGGGCAAAGGGCTGGGCTCCAGAATAGTGAAAACCCTGATCGAAAACAGAAGCCCGGCGGGCTGTAAAAGCAATGCCGGCCTTGTCTGATATATGATTTTGGATTATTTTTGCAGCATGAATTACGAAGATATAAAAAGACATTTTGAAGCGTTTCCTCCTCCCCTTGAGGTGGAATGGAAGCCCTGGGCAAAGATTACAGATACGCAGCTTTTTTTGAAGAGCTGCTACATCGGCATCCGTAATTTCAACGGTCCTGTAGAGAGATGCCCGGCCTGGTGGCATCTCAAGGATTTTTACCTGCACATCAAACGCACCATGCCCAATCAGGGAATTACTGAAAAAGAAACTGCCCCTGAAGAATAAAGCCCTGTCCTGTAAGATCTTGTATGATTAAAAATCCGCAAGCATTCAGATCCCTCATCATTATTTTTATCTTTAGCAGGCTGGAAGTTTTTTTTCCATCTCTTTTCTTAAGCTCTTAAGGTCCCTGTCCAAAATCCCTTTTAAAAGATCTTTCAATTCCATAAAGGTAGGCGGTTTTACGGCATAATAATCCGCCCCTAGATTATAGGCGGTCCGGATATGCATCGCACTGCTGCTGGTGGATATCATGATAATCTTTATATTTTTGAAATCGCTACCGCCGTTTCGAATTTCTTTAAGGCATTCAAATCCGTTTTTCGGGGCATATTGATATCCAGAAATATCGTTTCAGGAAGATGCTTCGCCTTTTCAAGGGTTTCCAGCAGTTCGCAGCCGTCTGCCGTCTGCACTACCAAAATGGGCAGGTTTAATTCTTCGACTGCATCAGCAAACAGCAGTCTGTCATCTTCGTCATCTTCAGCCAGATAAATAATCTTCTCCCAATTCTGCTTTTGTGACATAGTTTTAAATTTATATTGCGGCAGGTAAAAATAGATCTGAAAGCCGCAGTGGTTAAAAAAACTTAGGTCTTAGACTATTGAAAATAGAATTACATTTTTTGGTGGTAACTGTAAAGATAATTCTTTTTTTCTAAAAGAAAAAACTTTCAAAAAAAAGATGATTTCTGTGGGCTGAAATGCCTGTTTGGAAAAATCCAAATAGGCTGGCGGCGCCGGTTTAAAAAAATCGAAAATAAAGACCTGCCGTAAATTCTGAATAAAGTCTTTCTGCTTAATTGCAGCATAATCCAGACCGCCCGTAAAATCAGTATTTTGATTTTTTGTTATTATTTAGAACATAATATTTTTAAAAATTGTTATCATCTGTACTAATTTTGACAGGTATAAATGATATAGATTATGAACCGGGCTATTGTACACATTGACATGAACACCTTTTTCGTCTCCTGCGAAAGGCTTACCAATTCAGAGCTTAATGGGATTCCGCTGATTATCGGCGGGGGCGAGCGCGGCGTTGTGGCTTCCTGCTCCTATGAGGCGCGCCGTTTCGGGGTGCGCTCGGCAATGCCGATCCAGATGGCGCTCAGGCTTTGTCCGCAGGCCAAGGTTATGAAAGGCGATATGGAACTCTATTCAAGGCTCTCCCATGACGTTACCGAAATCATTCAGGAGAAAGCCCCTGTGGTGGAAAAGGCCTCTATTGATGAATTTTATCTTGACATCACCGGAATGGACAGATTCTACGGAAGCTACAAGTGGACCGATGAGCTGGCCCGCCGCATCACAAAGGAAACCGGCCTTCCCCTCACCTTTGCCCTTTCCATCAATAAAACGGTATCGAAGATCGGAACAGGTGAAGGAAAACAGAAACAGAACCTGGAGATCCCGGAGCATCTGGTGCAGTCTTTTTTAAACCCGCTCTCAGTGCGGAAAATACCGATGGTGGGCGATAAAACCTTCCAGCTCTTATCCCGAATCGGCATACGCACCATTAAGACCCTTTCTGAAATGCCAGCCGAAGCGCTCCAGCGCATGATCGGCCAGAACGGCATTGAACTCTGGAAAAAAGCCAATGGCATTGACAACAACCCCGTGGAACCGTATACCGAAAGAAAGTCGATTTCCACCGAGCATACTTTTTCACAGGATACCATCGA encodes the following:
- the dinB gene encoding DNA polymerase IV, which translates into the protein MNRAIVHIDMNTFFVSCERLTNSELNGIPLIIGGGERGVVASCSYEARRFGVRSAMPIQMALRLCPQAKVMKGDMELYSRLSHDVTEIIQEKAPVVEKASIDEFYLDITGMDRFYGSYKWTDELARRITKETGLPLTFALSINKTVSKIGTGEGKQKQNLEIPEHLVQSFLNPLSVRKIPMVGDKTFQLLSRIGIRTIKTLSEMPAEALQRMIGQNGIELWKKANGIDNNPVEPYTERKSISTEHTFSQDTIDMDKLGRVILGMVEKLSYQLRSEQWLTSTVTVKIRYANFDTETKQCRVQYTSADHILTQTAMDLFGRLYQRRMRLRLIGVRFSGLVRGTYQIDLFNDTQEMLALYQAMDRMKNRYGFDAVMRCAGASFKPNTKDEILKRKK